Genomic DNA from Solanum dulcamara chromosome 4, daSolDulc1.2, whole genome shotgun sequence:
TCACTTTtttggattttaaaaaaaagatatttaagAAAAGCGACAAACAGGGACCCAATGTCCATCATTTTTCTGGAGAATTTCAAAAACATGAAGAACAAAAACAACGAACAGGGATCTTTTAGCCTTCACATTtctaaaacaaataattaacAAATAGCAACGCTATCCGTCGCaatgttttaaatgattaaaaaaaatttaaacgaTCTAGTCCATCATTTTAgagatatttttttcaaaacaatGAAGGAAGCAACGCAATCCATCGCTTTTGAAAAGTGTCAAGTAAAAAAGCGACAAAAATGACTACGTCGCTTTTTTGTCGAGTTTGACCAAAACAACAACTATTGCTTTATTGCATCGTTTTTTTGCATCTTTGTTTgacagttttttagtagtgctTTATCAAGTTGGACATCAACTAGATGTAAATGAAGGTGGAAATCAGCATCAACAAGATGAATGTGAAAATCCATAACCTGAAGATgaagttggaaatcacaataacatgaagataaatttgaaaatcacaatAACATGAAGATGAAGTTATAAATCAACAAGATAATCAGCAACAGCAAGATAAAGATGAAGGTGGAAACCAACAAGTCCATCACAGTCAACGAGTTACCATAGGATCCTTGAGGTGGTGCAGGAACCACTCATAGCTCTCTGTCATGTCCGTCATTTTCAAAATGTGGTCATCCACAATGATAACATTGGTGGTGGTATCCCCATAGCAGGAGAAGACAATGACGATGATGTCCATGGCGATGTTGAAAATAGATACTCTCATGCCCAGGAAGAGTACCCTAGACATGGACGCACTCCGATGACCATTGCTGGtcttcaagtgaaccacttaGTCCTATCACACGTTCATTCAATTACATTCTAACAgcgaaagactcaactcattaagAATACTACTCATTAATAAGACCAAGGCCAACAATCTTTTTAATCAATCAAATTAACAAGACTAGTgtgaatgaaactagccaataACAAAACCACTCGACAATATCaataatctagtctatgaaacctctatcaacTATCTAAAAGATGCCAATGacagttcatggctacctcaaatcaaatgaagaaaagttaactcaaaagctagaaagataaatataGTATCCTCCGAAAGTAGGGAGGACTTACCAAATAACTGGATGCGAATAGATCCtaaatgatgcgcctgttgatgatctctagtacctgtctctatataatgaaatgatgcagatcCAAAtagatgtcagtacatggaatatacaagtatgtaatatagcagaatgaaacatgcatcaaggtagaatcaaatcaactcagagatCTCAAATCGAGAAGGTGAACAACttaatcaagatgtcctaagtctaaaaaaataagatttagaaaaagaccaatcatatacaatctaaaccaatccaatcaaatctaatccaatccaatcagagtaTTATTAAGACATATAtgtgagtttctcttatctgataATCATcatttatgagccagtgatagtaaaGAAAGATGATATTGTTTCCACATCCATTCAATACATTTCTAGGGAAataacgaatcaaccaatcatggatccaaaaaccaatcaagtcctatcatgtcagggcAATATTTTAGGAAATATCTGACTTAATGGATCAATCCTTTCCTATATTTGctgatgtagttattgggtttgagttattagttactcttacctaattcggtgctcgatactcctcccaagactcaaagcTTATAAGACAATCAAACCAAATTAATAAGTCTctattggactcttttcaactcCTCTATTCTATCAAATCAGTCCTCTCAACCAATTaatttcccaatcattcaaaatcatttattttaagagaagtttcagacaatcatttatgacaacattcagttgagaccattcacttAGGTTCAATTATGAAAGTATAAAGGATTATCAGTTCATCAATACTATAATCATGttcacatcccaatcacaattGTACATTCACAatttcaaggctctagacttgATCTTTAGGTATATACAATTCACTATCAATCAACatgctattagggtttatgaaacaagtagttcaaatcataTGTTCAAAGAATTCATTCGTAGAAAAGCATGAACTTGATAATAATCAGTCAAATGGgtaaattttagaaaagaaattctcaagaagCACATCAATGTGGACTCAATTCATTTACAATCAATCTATCATAATCATGGGCATATGGAGGAACAAAATCTatgttttagttcagccttacatacctggaccCGAAGAACAATTGAGAATTTAAAGACCTTGCTTGAAGAACTTGATTGTCAATTGTTTTTTAGAGTGGGAATATATGATGTGGGTCATGGTTATTATGTGAACAGTGATAAAGGTCCAATATTTGAATGTAAACCTTGGTGAAAACTATTTAGAAGGTCAATGACCCTTGTAGGATTAGATGTAGACTATTGCTGGGTTTCTAGAAGATCTTGAGACTTATGGTTTATGAGTTATTGATGTGTATAAAGGGATGTGATTATACTAATAATTATGTGTGTTTATGCTGATTATTCCTTGTAAATTACTTGAGTAatgtgaatcatgaaataaaagagTGAATATGAATGATTTAGTGTTGGTAGATCTCATGCTATGAACTTATTTGATTTTCTATGACTAGGTTATgatttagtctatatcatagagaaACCCTTAATAGTGCTTGAGTAATATTGTGATGTTTACCATGCATATAATTATTTTGGTTGgatatttgatatattattgtgATGGGTGTACGATTCTAAAactgtgaaatccataatcttgaacttatTCTACCAAAAGTAATGTcttaaataaagaaggcttgataaaatatggTTAAcgaagggaaagatagaataaaactaatgaaatgattatttatgAACAATTACATACAATAAGCCTGATTagttgattgtgcaagtatgtgaactatttatTATGGACAGTGATTGtgtattgtgattgtgatattagaTCAGATATCACATTATGACACATATAATGGATTATGTGTCccattttgacacatatattaTATCAGGCATCAcatttcaatatatatattgaattggatgtcacattccgatacataCTAAATATTAAATCAGGTATCACATTGACATactaatagtttgggtatggATTCAATGAGAGAACCATTATGGGGTTATTgtctgtgaattgatcttgactgtgtgtgtgatgatagagaaattgACCCAATTATAATTAAGTATGCTCATCTTGTGTAACAATAgatatgaaaggaccgaaggtccaagtgttaccatgttgactattgtatttgagatttacactATGAAACTGTATGTTGCtcttaaaatggtaaattggtaatgtGCTTCTATATATATACCTGTTCAGATTATGTTATAGTTACTAGATGTATCCGTATCATAAGTATGAGGCCGTGGTAAAAAAATGGAGAGCAGTTGATGTGTGGTTTAGTaagattagtgacttagagCCAGATATTGATGGTGTCCTATTGGTACAGGTAAAAAAGGGGATTGGGTAGAAATTAGAGTCACTATCTCTGACCAGGCTTCTCTGGCGGAAGGAATCCTACTATGGCGAGGCTGCCACAGCGGGTTAGGTCCCACCGTATTTTTctcttccaagtgagatgttaattattctacGGCTAGGTGTTGGTGTGAAATCTAAATGTAGTAGACTATTTAGAAAAAGTTAATAAGGCCCGTAGTTCAGAACCTCATCTATGTGATAAAATGCCTAGGCCTTGATCTGGATTAGAGTTGACATCGTACCAACTAAAAAGGATGAGAGTTCATCTTGAATGACTTTAATCGGGTTATGGGAATGATAAGTCTTTGTGCATAAAGGTTTAGCGAGCGTATTTCCTTAAGAGCATgctttcttcttgttgatttctttatattatgtggtAGATAGTGAGTTGACCGATGATTCTTACTAGTACTTATTTTTTGTATTCACACTACTCTTTGTATGCCACTTGTCATaatctggttgcagggtcagtgatgtttcataggtgaagacaaagatgagtctccaacaaattttactattcattcCTTATGGTAGGAGGTATGCCTtgcttttatttatactctatatctttagaagctcttgtacctatttagactagtatcttTGGGGGTGTTAAAGTATTTTTTGTAATCAATCTTagagttttaaattaatttatgatGTCTTCACTACTCTTTTTGGACTATTAAtggtattttgttaaaattttgCATGATATTTTTTAAGGGCTCTcttatctaggtgttagagtaggtgcctgCAAGGCCCGATGGGTTGGATCGTaacaagttggtattagagcccaaGTTATTGGTCTCCTAATACAAGAGCAAGTGTGGAATAGACTCTTGTGGATTGGTATGTTGACGTCCGCATCTaatcttcaagaggctataaAGCATTCTAGGAAGTTGTTTCATTTATTCTCTTATTTCATGCGGTTTGTCGCTTGTGGTATGGATTGAGTTCAATTGGTATCTACAGATTCCAATTAGTATCTCAATGAAGTAAACTTGATATCGTTATCGCGGCTGAAGGGACATAAGCAAGAGAAATTAGAACcgagaaggttccaattggttTCTAGTCTTAGAGGCTGAGTAAATATATGGATGGTCATTTAATAGTCATCAATAAGGAGAATTAAGTTAATAGCTTTGATTTGCTTGTGTGATGTAGCTTGAAATTCTGACTATATGCATAGTGTTGCATGTATAATCGTCATAATGTGAAGTATAATTACCTgaatgatatgatgtgattatgTGCATAGTGTTACCTAAAATACCTGCCAGTGTGTGAACTGTACTTGCCTGAATGGTTGAAATTATGTGAGATATGGCTACTTAGGTTTCTATAAACTTATGGTTAGAAAAAGAGTCATAAATTGGTTATGTGCAATGGTTTAATGATAAACCATAAGGTGATTAATGAACAGATTTCTGACGGATTAAATGATATACTCATGTGAGGGAATACAACTCTTAATTGTATATGGACTTACCGACCGTAAGAATGGTAAGGGAAAAGAATGATTTATGGTTGTGGGAAACTCTGATTTTAGGACAGAAAGGATTGGTTGGGAACTATGTGAGAAAAAATGggttattatttcataatagcGGAATTGTGATTAAGAAAAAATTTCTAAACGTATCTCATAGCTAGTTTTCAATAATGTGATACTAAGTTCTTGgctatgcattgcttgatttgGTCTTGGAAATATGTTAAAGGCATTAATACAATTTCATATGTTTGCTAAGCTAAGACTTGAGGCTGGGAGTTCAGGATATATTGTACTTGTGATCATGATTGTTTTaactattggattgagtttatgaGGACTAAATGGTTTAATTATTGCTAAATTGTGTATCTATTTGTCATAATTATTTTGACTATTGAATTAAGTTTATGGAAACACAATGTTTTAGTTGTTTCTAAAACGACGTTACTAGTTATCATGATGTTATTGGTTTAATATGGGTGATGAACATATTCATATAGCGTGGATGTTTGTTTATACTAAGATAATTGGAAAAATTCTTAAGTGTGTGACTGGTCATGGATATCTAGTATTTTTAGAACCTATTTGGTAATGGGCATAAAGGTTATTGATTTAATATGGGTAATGTTGCTGGGTTGAGATGATGGTTTGTTTCCCATATGTGATTCATATACCTTCTAAATTACTCCGttgtatgcatatatatatatatgaacagGAAAGAATAAAATGATCTATGTGAAATCACTACTTGCTGGCCATGACctgtgatgaacctattcttggtagATATATAAATGTGACTACTCATTGTGATTTTGGCAGAATTATATTCTTAGATCAGATATCATATTTCGACACAAactttggatcgggtgtcacattttgaaatatactaagtacttgtgggtcccatgagaggacccttgtgtgaaaaTGCTTGATATTGAAATTGATGTGAATCTTTTGATATATCTTGATAGTCccattgtgattgtgaattgCTTGAACTTGTCATTTCCTTattattgtgtgaacatgcCAAATTGCATTTTGTTCCTGGATAATGTGATGAGATGGAACGTACgctgccgaggtcatttccagtgAGAGTGTGATATCGAGGTCATTACCAAAGAACATGACTGATGCTCGattattgattttgaatgaGCATCCTTGCATAATTATTGTGGTGTTTTGATTCTTGAGTTTGATTTGTGAGATACTTTGTGGTTACTGCTCTTTGAGTCGGGATGATATGCTCGTTATAGCATTTGTTAGGGTATAAGTACTGGGGTAAAGTTCCCCCTAACATGAGAGTTGACAAGATTTCAGTTAGAATAGATTCCAATGAACTTTAAGAAATTATATGGCTTAGAGGTATCTGGTGTCTTGAGGTGTAGAGTTTGAGAAGGTTAAGTTAGTATCATCATATGTGAGGGACATAGTACCCCATAGAAATTTCTTAAAATGGAATTCGAGTTAGTAAAACTCCAGCTATAGCGTTGACGTAAAAAAGGTTAGTTAGGATGTGATTTTCCCTAAGTTGTAGTGGCATCTCATCATTGGTTTCAAGAAACTCTTAGATCGGCTTGTGCCCTTTTCTCCATGTACTCGTTTGGGGACGAACGAGGGGTaggtatctattataatgacctAACTTGTCtactaaaaaatatttgtggTAAAGATATATgaatctcattcatcataagACTAGGATTAATTTCTTGGTATGCGAGtacattagttgtgaattaagatCGTACTATGCTCCTCtctcaaagttgagttgaacgtatatttttgatttagttttggactttcgtttaaactagggtcaacttcaaacaaccatatctctcagcttataatgaattaggtgtccCATGACCCATTTTTTAGCACTATCCGTACTGGGCCACGGGAGCAGGATTTGGGTTGCTGGTGCAGGATTTGACAGGACAGATAGAAAAGAGGCATCTTTTTATTAGCTCATTCTTCCCCTAAGTACCAAAATACATGAGGATTACCCTAGAAACCCCCAAGAAGCTAATttaggcttggagagaagggaaGAAGAGATTCCTAACCCAACAAAGGCTACAACTCACGGATTTAGGACCGTCTTCATAGATTCTCCTTCCAAAAGATATGGATcgtgctataatccttctacaattGCTTGgagcccaggtaggctaggttttctcaattgagtagttataaattcgtttccattgcttaatataatgtagattgaagggagatttcatgcctaggccttcAAACACAAAGTCTAGATGGTTAAATGATTATCAATTGCTGTTTAGAGTGAAAATATATGatgtgggtcatgattattatgtgaacAGTGATAAAGGTCCAATCTTTGAATGTGAACCTTGATAAAAACTGTTTAGAAGGTCAATGACCCTTACAAGATTAGATGTAGACTATTGCTGGGTTGTTAGGAGATCTTGAGACTTGTGGGTTATGAGTTATTGATGTGTATTAAAGGATGTGATTATACTAATAACTGTGTGTGTTTATGCTGATTATTCCTTGTAAATTACTTGAgtaatatgaatcatgaaataaaaggaTGAATATGAATGACTTAGTATTGATAGATCTCATGCCATAAACCTATTTGATTTCCTATGGCTGAAGATTATGGTTCagtctatatcatagagagacccttaatagtgattgagtaatgttgtgatgtTTACCATGCATAAATTATTATGGTtggatatttgatatgttgttgtgatggGTCTACAGTTTCAAGACTGtcaaatccataatcttgaacctGCTCAACCCAAAAGTGATGActtaaataaagaagacttgatgaaatatggttaatgaaaagaaatatagaatgaaactaatgaaatgactatttgtgaacaattagATGCAATAAGCCTGATTATTTGATtgtgtgaactattcattggaGACTGTGATTATGCATTGTGATTTTGATACtgaatcggatgtcacattcccacacatatattgaatcgcgtgtcatgttccaacatatatattggatcggctatcacattctgacatatactaaatattagatcgggtgtcacgccgACATactaatagtttgggtatggattccatgagagaactattgtgtggctatcatctgtgaattgatcttaactaggtgtgtgatgatagagaaattgATCAGATTATAATTGAGTATACTCATCCTCTgtcataattaatatgaaaggaccgaaggtccaagtgttaccatgttgACTATTGTATTTGAGACTTACAttgtgaaactgtatattgctcttaaaatggtaaattggtaataggcttctatatatatgcatattcaaattattttatggTTGTTAGATGCATCTGTATCATAGGTATGAGGCCTTGGTAAACAAGTGGAAAGCAATTGATGTGTGGTTTAGTAAGATTAGTGACTTAGATTCAGATATTAATGGTGTCCTATTGGTATAGGTGAAAAAAGGGATTGGTGGAGAAGTTAGAGTTACTGTCTCCGGTCAGGCCGCTCTAGCTGGAGGAATCTCGCTGTGGTGTAGGTCCTGCCATAGCGAGCCAGTATGGACCAAAGAGGAGATTAGGTCTCTTAAATATTTACCTCTTctaagtgagatgttaattattctagggccagatgttggtgtgaaagctaaaggtaGTAGATTGGTTAGACAAAGTTAATAAGTCTGGTAGTTCAAAAACTCATCTATGTATTAAAagggctaggccttgatctgGATTAGAGTTGACAATGAAtcaactagaagggatgagatTTAGGCTTAAACGATTTTAATAAGGTTATGGGAATGATAAGtgtttgtgcataaaggtttggtGACCGTATTTGCTTAAGAGCATGCTTTcttcttattgatttttttatattatacgGTTGGTATCGAGTTGAccaatgatgcctaccagtacgtgttatttgtactaatactactcttgctatgccacttggcatagtctgattgcagggtcagtgatgttttataggtgaagacgaagatgagtctctaacagcttctactcttcattccttatggtggagttgtgtcttatttttatttatactctatATCTTTcaaagctcttgtacctatttagattAGTATCTTTGGGATGTCAAAGTGTTTCTTGTAATCAACCTtggattttaaaattaatttacggTGTCTTCACTATTATTTTAGGACTATTAATTGTATTTTGTTAAGCTTCCGCATGATATTTTTTAAGAGTTCTCCTATTTAGATGTTAAAGTAGGTGCCTGCACGGTCCGATGGGTTGGATCATGATAGAGTTTCCACGACTGATAGGTCGACTCGTACAAATAGGCACAACTcatttttctcaatctttcttATGGTCCTCAAACTTAGTCTAGGTTAGAATAAAACAGAGTGTTACAGATGCGGGTGTGCCTGCCAATGCGACTATGCACTTCGCATATGTGGTAGAGGTAGTAGAGGTGGCAGAGGTTGGAGGGGTGGAGGTGGAGGTGGAAGGGTGGATGTGGAAGGCGTGGAAAACGTGGTGGTGCTAGAACTTGAGCAGAGGAGTCGGTATTAATTTAACTCTTACACAGTTAaggtttttttaatttttgatattaaaagaaataagCGACTACCTTACTTAAGCAATTCTTTCTATTCTTCTTGAATTGTCTCAAATTACCTACGAAGTTTGAGGGTTTCACTAGATTGTTTTCTTCCTTCTCCAATTCTGAGAGATGGGAAAGGTAAATATTACTATATTCTTTCTTCCCTCTAAAGGGGTTGATATTGGTAAATCTGATCCATTATCAGAGAGTAATCCTGACCCTGACTGATCATTCCTTTTTTTGATATATGAAATGAGGGAATTCACTAAGTGAGGGAATTCACTAAGTTGATTCTTAGGAAATGTCGAATCAAACCATTTGTCCTTATTTCAACAAAAGAAGCACGCGCTTCTTCGCAAGAAGATTTTTTTGTCTTCCGTTACACTATGGGAGCTGGCCATGCTTGAAATCATTACCTTAACCGCAAGGAGGGGGATGCCGAAGGCAGGGCTAGTGATTCtgctaataaatattttgtgtAAGATATTGGATTGAAGCGATTATGTTTTTCATCCATTTGAGACTCTGGTTAAGCTTTAAAAAGAAGTGTCAGGAAATATTTCAATTAGGTATTTGGCATTCGAATGAAGGAAAGAAATATTAGACATTGTTTGATTACTTCATCGATAGTAAGGGATCATAACCCTGTCCATAAAGTAACTTTGTTAAATTTTGTCTGAGATAATTATGTGGCATATTTGAAAATGTAGTGAAAGAAATTAATaccttgttttattttattaacataataagtatatatacacataatacAAGCGTCTAATACaaggaaactaaatatatacaatttgttACTGTCAGAATATATTACCATATATTCTAACACCCCCCCGCAGTTGAAGCGGGAGGTCACCGAATGCTAAGACTGTCCCGAAAGTCTTCAAATAACACCAACGAAAGGCCTTTGGTGAAGATATCTGCAATCTGATAATGAGAGGGGACATGTAGTACCCTAACCTGGCCACGAGCCACCTTCTCCCGGACAAAATGTATATtcatctcaatgtgcttagtgcATTGATGCTGAACAGGATTACCAGCCAGATATATGGCACTAACATTATCACAATAAACCAAAATAGCCCATGGAATATGACAATGAagttccaaaaccaaatttcgTAACCAACAGGACTCATAAACCACATTGGCAACACCTCGATATTCTGCCTCAGCACTCAAATGGGACAAAGTAGCCTGATATTTGGCAGACCATGAGATCAAGTTATCATCCATAAAGACACACTAACCCGACGTCGAATGCCGTGTGTCGGGGCACCCACCCCAATCAGCATCAGTATACGAGACAAGGTTGGTTGTCGAAGAGGAATACAGGTGAAGACCATACTCCAATGTACCTTGTAGGTAGCGCACGATGCGCTTGAGAGCGTGCATGTGCTCATCCCGTGGATCATGTATGAATAAGTACACCTGTTCCACAGCATAGGTAATATCGGGTCTTGTGAATGTTAGGTATTGTAGTGCCCCGGCAAGACTCCGATAAAGTGAAGGGTCCGCAAATGGCGTGCTGGTAGTAGCCCCAAGCTTCGGCTTTGTATCAACTGGAGTAGGAGATGGCTTACACGATGACATGCCAGCACGGTCAATAATCTCAGCTGCATACTTcttttgagataaaaataaaccgaTTGTATGATGAG
This window encodes:
- the LOC129884142 gene encoding uncharacterized mitochondrial protein AtMg00810-like; protein product: MAYLLLYVDDIILTASSDELRQSIISLLSSEFAMKDLGLLSYFLGIAVTHHTIGLFLSQKKYAAEIIDRAGMSSCKPSPTPVDTKPKLGATTSTPFADPSLYRSLAGALQYLTFTRPDITYAVEQVYLFIHDPRDEHMHALKRIVRYLQGTLEYGLHLYSSSTTNLVSYTDADWGGCPDTRHSTSG